DNA sequence from the Fibrobacter sp. UWB11 genome:
AAATCCAGTCGGATTACCCAAGAAAGTACGATGCAAATAATCCCCGACCAACCCTTTTCTGTCAATATTTTCGTGCTTCTTCGGAACAGTCGGATTATACCATTCCACCATATAATCCAGCAAAGAATCCATTTCCCCACGCGTGGGAATATGCCAGCCATTGGGGCAAACGCCTTGATACACGCCCTTTTCAACCATAACAGAATCCATATGTTGACGATACTTCAATGTATCAAGACTCCGTTCAAGGCCTTCTTCACACTCATTCCAGAAATCAGACTCTTCACACTCCGGGCAATCTTTCAAATGGCGCTGAAAGCACATTTCTCTTGTTTCAATTATCGAAGTGTCCAAGCTAAAAGCGCCACCGACATCGTACATGCCACAACAGCTCGCTCGATGTTCGCAAGGCACCTGCAATTCAGAAGCGTTATAGTCCAAGCGTTCTGCGAGCCAAGTCTGCGTTTTTCCATTTATATCATAGGTCACGGTCTTATACGTTTTTCCATCACGTTCATCCGTCATCGTTCCCATGGAATGTTTCATTTCTTTATACGAAAATTCCCATCCCTCTGAACGACATGTCAACATAATGTTTTTGTCGAGAATTTCAAAAGCTTTTCCCTCATTTTCCGCAGTGCACAAGCCCGCATCAAGCAAATGAGCTACGAAGGATTTCAAGAAGAGAAGATTCCGACGAGCTTTCTCAACAGACAGCACGGCATATTGATCCTGTTCTTCAACACTCTCCGCATAAGTCAAGATTTCGCTAAGCTCTTTTAGCATATTCAATGATTCTGTCAAAAAGCGTTTCTTCAAAAACTCCGTACCGCAAGTGAGATTGCCACACTTTTCAAGTTTCGCAACAACAGTATCTTCGGTCGTGTATTTCATAAAATCTTCGATAAACGCCATATAGATTCTATAGCTAGGATCCTGTACATTTTCAACTTCGGGTTTATCAAATAAATCAACATAAAAGCCAAACGACTCAAGAACTTCCTTGCTTGCCTGTTTTTTGGCTTCAGCAAAACTCATTCCAGATTTCATCAGATAACGAGCTCGAATACTTTCAAAGTACGTCTTCTTGTCAACGGCAAAGGCATTCGCATCCCGAACATCAACAATATTATAGCGTCGATTGGAATAATCCGTCGAAAGCATAACATAAGGACTTTTCAAAGATAAACTATCAATAACAATGCTATCGATATCAGGAGTTACCAAATACAAAGGTTTACTACTAAAATTCCAACTATAAGGAACTCTTCTCGTGGTATCAAAAGTTACAGAATCAAGTTCATATATCTGAACAGACCCATATGGAGCAGTATAAACGTTCATTCCCCTATAAACTACATCCGAGCCGTCAAACACAACACTCGAACTTGAAGCAGGAGCTTCATCGCTACTCGATGACAAACCATACGGCTCGCCCGAAGGAGCATTCGGCACCAAGCTATCGACTTCAGAACAAGCGATTAACGCAAGCGGCGTCAAAAACGCCATGAGCCACTTTTTAATATTCATAAAACATTCCTCCTTTATTTAATCCTTAACACAACGAACAGAAACTTCATTTTCACCTAGATATTCTGATTGCGTAGCTTTAAATTTCGCTTTTCGACTTATATAAGTCCATTTAGTTCCATTGCTATAAATCGAGATTACCGTAGAATTCACAAGATCAGTATTATTTAAAACTTTAAACGTGCTATCAATTTTTACAGCATACTTAGCTCCAATTTTTTTATCAGATTCTCCAAATCCGGCAATCGCCATCATATCCATTCTATAATCCAACATGCGAACATTTACTTTTCCTTCCACATAAGCACGCAACTTTTTCCATTCATTTGCATCTGGAAGATGCCATCCATCAGGACATATACCTTGATAGTTTTTCCCAGTCGCCTTGACAGAATCCGTTATAGCCCAAAGTCTCTCGTAATCAAGATTGCTTTTTTCCGCCTGCAGGCGATCGCAATTCGTATAAGAATCTTCTTCAATACAATCCTCATAAGGAATCAACGCAACAGAATCAGGCAAAGCCATTGCATCATTCCAGAAATAAATACCATCTGCAGATTTATACTTCAAATTTTCTGCAAGCCATGTTTGCGCACCGCCGTCAACATTATATGTAACAGTCTTATATTTCGATCCATCACGGGAATCCGTCATTTCGCCCAAAATAGCACCGACACTATCAGGAACCACATAATGGACTAAATAGGACCAAGCTCCATTTTTACAAACAAAATCAATATCTCTGTGTACATCATAGGTGAACGCAGTGCTATAGCCCTCATTTCCAGCAGAACACGGATCCAATTCCCACAAGCTCGCCATGAAGTTATGCATAAGGTCATGCAGACGAACCTTCACATCGTCGCCAATCCATTCGGCATCAAACCAGCTAACAATTCCTTCGACAAAGTCGTTCTTCACATTAGGTATTGCTTTAAAAGAGCCAGCTTTAGCAAACGCATTTGCCAAACCAGCCTCAGTTTTAGGTGTAAAGCCGACCACGTAACTCGCGAATAAGATTTCATCTTGATTTTCTTGAGACTCAGCCTTATCAAAACGATAAGGAACACCATAGATTCCCAAAGCACTGAGTATTTCACTTTCGGATTGTCGTTTAGCATCCTCAAAACTCATTCCTTGGCCAATCAAGCCCAGCAGTCGTTTAGTCTCTATAGTCGTCGCCACATTGATACTGACATTCTTAACCTTTCGCAAATCAACTATCAAACTATACACCATATAATGAGTAGTTCCATTAACGACACAGCCGTCTATCCATCTACGTTCCTCATCCCCTATTCCGCATTCGTAAGGAGACAATTCGAGCATAACATAAGGGCTCTTTAGTGAAACGCTATCAAAGCTGAACTCGCCCGAAGTATCTTTAGATTGACTATAGTAAACCAAACCCGTTGTGCTAAAATTGACAGAATCCAGTTCTGACATTCTTACAACAGAACCCACAGGAACTGAACTAACAAAATTGACCTTAGTAGTGTCATTTTCATCAATTTTTGTTTCAAACAACCTTGCATACGCCACCACATTAATATTCTCAAGAGAAGCCTGTTCTTCTGTGTAACCGCCATCATGCGCAAGCGGAGAATTACCAGGTTCTTCAGAACACGCTGCAAATATAAAGGCAAGCAGCATCGCCATTTTGCAGGCAATCTGCCCGCCAAATTTAGAGTAATTCATGATTCCTCCTAACCTTTTTTATTAATACTTTTATTTGTCATTGGGAAAAACTGCACATTCAAACGGTAGACTTCATCCATACCGTCATCTTGCGTCGCAATCGTAATAATCCTCTTGCGAAATTCAGCGATTTCCTGAACAATTTTTTCGTAAGCATTGTGCGTGATACCAAGTGTAAGCCCCGAGAAATGGCGTTCATCTTGAGCAACGCCTTCAATGGCATCCAAAGCAAACTCACCCATCTGTCGATGCATTTCACGAACAGCAATAGGAGTCACCTCCATAGGGCCCGTCGTCACGCCTCTTTCGGTCTGCTTATAATTACCGTCTTTATCCTTTTTGAGCAAATCCGCCTTGACAAGGAAATTCAGCGCTTCGGTCACTTCGGCAGCCGTAACTTCTGGGCGGCAGGCACGGGCAAGCGCAAGCGGCTTTGCACCGGGCATCGCTGGGGCAAGTTCACGGAGCACCGGATTTTTCCAGCTTTCGAAATAGCGGAATGAATCACCTCCGATGATTTTCGCCTTGACAGTATCTGCAATCGAAAGCATTTTGCTAAAAGCGGCTTTTTTCTCGGCATCCGTTTTTGCGTTGTCAAACTTGACCATTTCGCAAAAGTAATCTTGTTCGTAGCCGGCAAGATGCATGGCCTGTGCCACGCGCAGTGCGGCAGCATCACTCAGGTTGAGCTTGCCTTCGCTCGCATACTTCAAATGAACCGGCGAAGAGAATCCCGCAGCCCGCGTGAACTCCTGCCAAGTGAACGCGGATTTGGCCTTTTTGTCGGCGTAGTAATCCGCAATATACTGACGATAACTAGTGTATTCTAGTATAT
Encoded proteins:
- a CDS encoding TIGR02147 family protein; its protein translation is MKDILEYTSYRQYIADYYADKKAKSAFTWQEFTRAAGFSSPVHLKYASEGKLNLSDAAALRVAQAMHLAGYEQDYFCEMVKFDNAKTDAEKKAAFSKMLSIADTVKAKIIGGDSFRYFESWKNPVLRELAPAMPGAKPLALARACRPEVTAAEVTEALNFLVKADLLKKDKDGNYKQTERGVTTGPMEVTPIAVREMHRQMGEFALDAIEGVAQDERHFSGLTLGITHNAYEKIVQEIAEFRKRIITIATQDDGMDEVYRLNVQFFPMTNKSINKKG
- a CDS encoding FISUMP domain-containing protein, whose amino-acid sequence is MNIKKWLMAFLTPLALIACSEVDSLVPNAPSGEPYGLSSSSDEAPASSSSVVFDGSDVVYRGMNVYTAPYGSVQIYELDSVTFDTTRRVPYSWNFSSKPLYLVTPDIDSIVIDSLSLKSPYVMLSTDYSNRRYNIVDVRDANAFAVDKKTYFESIRARYLMKSGMSFAEAKKQASKEVLESFGFYVDLFDKPEVENVQDPSYRIYMAFIEDFMKYTTEDTVVAKLEKCGNLTCGTEFLKKRFLTESLNMLKELSEILTYAESVEEQDQYAVLSVEKARRNLLFLKSFVAHLLDAGLCTAENEGKAFEILDKNIMLTCRSEGWEFSYKEMKHSMGTMTDERDGKTYKTVTYDINGKTQTWLAERLDYNASELQVPCEHRASCCGMYDVGGAFSLDTSIIETREMCFQRHLKDCPECEESDFWNECEEGLERSLDTLKYRQHMDSVMVEKGVYQGVCPNGWHIPTRGEMDSLLDYMVEWYNPTVPKKHENIDRKGLVGDYLHRTFLGNPTGFGLTLDEYDFYVVDEYNRACSAVDRYSCYGDEFPSMAESYVRCIKD
- a CDS encoding FISUMP domain-containing protein encodes the protein MNYSKFGGQIACKMAMLLAFIFAACSEEPGNSPLAHDGGYTEEQASLENINVVAYARLFETKIDENDTTKVNFVSSVPVGSVVRMSELDSVNFSTTGLVYYSQSKDTSGEFSFDSVSLKSPYVMLELSPYECGIGDEERRWIDGCVVNGTTHYMVYSLIVDLRKVKNVSINVATTIETKRLLGLIGQGMSFEDAKRQSESEILSALGIYGVPYRFDKAESQENQDEILFASYVVGFTPKTEAGLANAFAKAGSFKAIPNVKNDFVEGIVSWFDAEWIGDDVKVRLHDLMHNFMASLWELDPCSAGNEGYSTAFTYDVHRDIDFVCKNGAWSYLVHYVVPDSVGAILGEMTDSRDGSKYKTVTYNVDGGAQTWLAENLKYKSADGIYFWNDAMALPDSVALIPYEDCIEEDSYTNCDRLQAEKSNLDYERLWAITDSVKATGKNYQGICPDGWHLPDANEWKKLRAYVEGKVNVRMLDYRMDMMAIAGFGESDKKIGAKYAVKIDSTFKVLNNTDLVNSTVISIYSNGTKWTYISRKAKFKATQSEYLGENEVSVRCVKD